A single genomic interval of Gopherus evgoodei ecotype Sinaloan lineage chromosome 11, rGopEvg1_v1.p, whole genome shotgun sequence harbors:
- the LOC115660054 gene encoding uncharacterized protein LOC115660054 gives MASQEAVDTSFFSLSGVRERMREKKNGPLKTAKLNASLVSKIKTKIINNSSIVKVSLKHNNKALALALSAEKANSQRLVFEKMLLQKEVEQCHFQNATLRQRLYFLNKTLKQLEAFLNGNLLTAIKMSRPSEYRSSSLPLSEGQNNTIVEGSWPDDLTDAQLGVSPLARMTVMPMRVPVCEVDDGERCQGGSSTGMQTFPLGLQTSVPEQLDKSKTTTSSQLVEEPLASQEKNGQRLSEGGEPEPAFLDSRLIFGESSSCTPQSSESFPVSTLANNLSLPQCEKITRPCSDSVVHLHGHITERKKRVTVFMTSTPSSAMDVPLDISSNRASKWSVGGDSCASKTSMPVKLNSLNLLDLPSEPDRYPKPESPDKGLPRDLLQPEETLCDAEVDHNFSRVAEFITLEAKNQSNGQAKAAETTVVKKVRKGKKKRDALKLQPESSWDILREEERPLNSTKVSKVKGLSGSKSEAHKPAWQTPGDALEEVSLQMSSGCAVGQSDKTKDCRRTHVLNVGQLKKVEKKVLLPQEINQESFAERLSSMESQFQSPHSASLSHKAPLGHGAPQSPPRLEKQGSSIPALLQDLLGANVKCAKPKAPRKTIRMSKADDCSEENVQSSTKMPEAKAGKAECQAKKGQKSKRKTSQEGNCNPQRSEAETSGPCADVQSVDKNTDKDSSSNTKPSRKTYTVSPPNLMGSSVPVLPGLKGGDITCSECVPESKMNKIQKAQRTSAVQSNKKQSSSPVEVLDRVAKGTNALREGADSRSKTRRKTYLVDPPEAHNEGRESFASETRGIADSAFSQAGPVEQNFLPVTVFKTEPDSYLEALISEPGRTNSMVGHPGLVDFSSAACSEALAFNPCSKSLPHLKPPTAADHRIADKSSALPQSSAIVKENYTEQTSGGSCGWKKAKASSKDPCQSAASPGTENKALQDLTNASFRSSISSEESSTRPTRQRRDPACYAEPKLNSKLRRGDPFTNTQFLHSPVYKTKRKKMTKEKEKSKRVKQEEKCLHE, from the exons ATGGCGTCTCAGGAGGCTGTGGATACATCTTTTTTCTCCCTAAGTGGCGTTAGAGAACGGATGAGGGAGAAGAAAAATGGTCCTTTAAAGACCGCAAAGCTGAATGCTTCCCTTgtatcaaaaatcaaaacaaaaataataa ACAACTCTTCTATAGTTAAGGTCTCCTTAAAACACAATAATAAAgctctggcactggccctaagcgCTGAGAAGGCGAATAGCCAGAGGCTCGTCTTCGAGAAGATGTTACTGCAGAAAGAAGTGGAGCAATGTCACTTCCAGAATGCAACGCTTCGGCAAAGGCTGTATTTTCTG AATAAAACCCTCAAACAACTGGAAGCCTTTCTGAATGGTAACCTGCTGACGGCCATTAAAATGAGCAGACCTTCCGAG TACCGGTCAAGTTCTCTGCCGTTATCTGAGGGACAGAACAACACCATTGTTGAGGGCAGCTGGCCTGATGATCTCACAGATGCACAACTTGGGGTATCTCCACTTGCTAG AATGACAGTGATGCCGATGAGGGTCCCGGTGTGCGAAGTAGATGACGGGGAGAGATGCCAAGGCGGTAGCTCCACAGGCATGCAGACGTTCCCGCTAGGGCTCCAGACATCCGTTCCAGAGCAGCTGGATAAAAGCAAAACCACCACCTCATCCCAGCTCGTTGAGGAGCCGTTAGCAAGCCAGGAGAAAAACGGGCAGAGGTTGAGCGAAGGAGGTGAACCGGAACCTGCCTTTCTTGACTCTCGTCTGATTTTTGGAG AATCCTCGTCATGTACCCCACAAAGTTCTGAAAGTTTCCCGGTATCTACTCTGGCTAATAATCTTTCTCTGCCTCAATGTGAGAAGATTACAAGACCATGTAGTGATAGTGTGGTCCACCTGCATGGACACATAACTGAAAGGAAGAAACGTGTCACTGTCTTTATGACGAGCACCCCATCTTCTGCCATGGACGTACCCCTAGATATCAGCTCAAATCGTGCCTCGAAATGGAGCGTTGGTGGGGACAGCTGTGCCAGTAAAACAAGCATGCCGGTCAAATTGAACTCTCTCAATCTCTTGGATTTGCCTTCGGAGCCTGATCGCTATCCTAAACCAGAATCCCCAGATAAAGGGCTTCCCCGTGACCTGCTGCAGCCTGAAGAGACACTGTGCGATGCTGAAGTGGATCATAACTTCAGCCGAGTTGCTGAGTTTATTACATTGGAAGCCAAAAATCAAAGTAATGGCCAAGCCAAAGCCGCTGAAACGACAGTTGTCAAAAAGGTCAGGAAGGGCAAAAAGAAAAGAGATGCACTTAAACTCCAGCCCGAAAGTAGTTGGGACATACTCCGTGAAGAAGAGAGACCCCTGAATTCTACAAAGGTATCCAAGGTGAAAGGCTTGAGCGGGAGCAAATCGGAAGCGCACAAGCCCGCGTGGCAGACTCCTGGGGATGCTTTGGAAGAGGTGTCGTTACAGATGAGCAGCGGCTGTGCTGTGGGACAGAGTGATAAAACCAAGGATTGCAGAAGAACGCATGTGTTGAATGTAGGGCAGCTGAAGAAGGTGGAAAAAAAGGTCTTGTTACCACAAGAAATTAATCAAGAGTCTTTTGCTGAGAGACTGAGTAGTATGGAGAGCCAGTTCCAAAGTCCACACTCTGCCTCGTTAAGTCATAAAGCTCCATTAGGCCACGGTGCTCCTCAAAGTCCACCGCGCTTGGAAAAACAGGGCTCCAGCATACCAGCTTTACTGCAGGATTTGCTGGGTGCGAACGTGAAATGTGCAAAACCAAAAGCACCCAGGAAGACCATTAGAATGAGCAAAGCAGATGACTGTAGTGAGGAGAACGTGCAAAGCAGTACCAAAATGCCAGAGGCCAAAGCAGGCAAAGCTGAATGCCAGGCTAAAAAAGGGCAGAAGAGCAAGAGAAAAACGAGCCAAGAGGGCAACTGTAACCCTCAGAGAAGCGAAGCAGAGACTTCTGGTCCCTGTGCAGACGTGCAAAGTGTGGATAAAAACACCGATAAGGATTCATCAAGTAATACCAAACCTAGCCGGAAAACGTACACTGTGTCTCCTCCCAATCTTATGGGGAGCTCAGTTCCTGTCCTGCCAGGTTTAAAGGGGGGTGACATCACCTGCTCTGAGTGTGTTCCTGAGAGCAAAATGAACAAGATCCAAAAGGCTCAGAGAACCTCAGCTGTTCAGAGCAATAAAAAACAGAGTAGCAGCCCCGTAGAGGTGCTGGACAGAGTTGCCAAGGGTACGAATGCCTTAAGGGAAGGGGCTGATTCCAGATCTAAGACTAGGAGAAAAACCTATCTTGTTGACCCTCCAGAGGCTCACAATGAAGGCAGAGAGAGTTTTGCTTCTGAGACTAGAGGCATAGCAGATTCTGCCTTCAGTCAGGCTGGTCCAGTGGAACAGAATTTTCTGCCTGTTACCGTTTTCAAAACGGAGCCTGATTCCTACCTGGAGGCACTGATCAGTGAGCCAGGCAGGACAAATTCCATGGTGGGACATCCAGGCCTTGTTGATTTCTCCTCTGCAGCCTGTTCTGAAGCTTTGGCCTTCAACCCCTGCAGCAAAAGTCTGCCACACTTGAAGCCCCCGACTGCTGCAGACCACAGAATTGCAGACAaatcctctgctctgccacagagctCTGCAATTGTTAAAGAAAATTACACCGAGCAGACATCAGGAGGCAGTTGTGGGTGGAAGAAAGCAAAGGCCAGTTCAAAAGACCCTTGCCAAAGCGCAGCCTCGCCAGGAACTG AGAACAAAGCCCTGCAAGATCTGACCAATGCCAGCTTTCGGTCATCCATCAGTTCAGAAGAGTCTTCGACACGTCCGACCAGACAGAGGCGGGACCCGGCTTGCTATGCAGAACCAAAACTCAATAG